Within the Dolichospermum compactum NIES-806 genome, the region CAAGGTTGTACTAAGAGGACGGGAATGGCGACCAAGACTAAGACAACAGGAATATTGTAACTTGGCTTGAGTTCTACTGTTGATATGATGTTAGGTGTGAATGAACTATGCAAAATCTTTTTCTCCTAATTAAGTAGTCGGACAAAATTAAATTCACTCGTTGAGAGAGGGAACAGGGAACAGAAAAATCAATTATGTATACTTGAGAAGGCCATAACTTTGCCTTTTCCCTCTAAATCACTTTCCTGGCGATAATCCACTACCGGGACCTTGGAACATTACCCAAGATAAAAAGAAGTTGCTAATAAATATAACTAATAGGGCTGTGACAACAGCAGTTGTAGTTGATTGTCCTACACCTTTAGCGCCACCTGTGGTGGTTAAGCCCCAGCTACAGCCGATAATGGCGATTAATACACCAAAGCAACAGGCTTTAATCATGGCGTTACCAATATCCCAAATATCGAGAAAGTCCCGGGCTGAGTCTAGAAATACTGTATCGGAAAGGTTGTAAATGCGGGTGGCTATAAGCAATCCTCCAGACATTCCTGTGATTAAGGATAGCAAAGTTAGGACAGGCAGCATGATGAAGCAAGCCAGAAGTCGGGGAATGACTAGATAATCAATGGGATCTGTTTTTAACATTAACAGAGCATCTATTTGTTCTGTAACTTTCATTGTGCCGATTTCTGCTGCGAAGGCTGAACCTACCCGTCCGGCTAAAACTACTGCTGTCAATACGGGGCTAAGTTCTCTGGTTAATGCTACTGCTAATACGCCCCCAACGAGGTTTCCTGCCCCGAAGTTGATGAATTCCCGTGCTACCTGTATTGTGAATACTGCACCCACGAATATGGCTGTTAAGAGGGCAATGAAGAAGGAGTCGGGTCCGACTATTGCCAATTGTTCTAGGGTGTTACGACGGTGAATTTTACCTTGAAGGAGGTGAAATATGACTTGTCCACCTAAAAAGGTCGCAGCCAGCAAGCGCTGACTCCATGTTCCTAAACTGGATTTGGCCATTGGTCACTGGTGGTGGAGGATAGAATTAACACTAGATAATATGCAAATTATTAACTTAGTTTACGACTAGTCTCATAAAATTGAGCGAGTTTTTAAAGTGTTTTTACTTTTGGTAAACTGCACACTGAGATGGAAAGCCTGATTTTTTCAGGGTTGTACAGGTTTGAAATCTCAAAAATACCCAATGCACTTGGAGTAACTATTACCAGTGCAATTTAATGAAAACTTAAGATTCTTGACGAAATGAATGTTTGGGAGCGATCACCAGTATTGTAGAAATTGGCAGATAATTTTTCGGTTATCTCTCAAGTTACCCCTACCTCGGTCTGATCATGACTATATTTAGTAACTTTTTCCGATCTTTAGTCCTTACCACCATTTTTAGTTTTCTCGTCCCTGTCTTCCTCGTTGGTGGTTTGTTGTTGGTTTTATCGCTTTTTGGCTATGTCCCTGGTCTACAAGGGATAATTTCGGATGTCTCTATCCAAATTCTGCATTTTCTCGCTACTTTCGGCAGCGGTAGTTCACTCAACGGCCTATTGACAATTGGTTTAACTTGCGGCTTTGTTGGGGCGCTGTTTGATATCTATGTTCATTACCGTTATCAAATTCTTCATACTGATTCTTGAATGTTGCCAAAGCATTTAAGCCATGTTGATGATTTAAAAAATCCCACAACAAGTAATCTTAATAATTGCGATCCATAGCTGAGTATTTCTATTTTTACTGGAAGCTATTGGCTCTGTGCTGGAGATTTCTATTTTTTAAGCTCGTTATTTTCCCAAATTATTGTGTAGTGCAGTGGCACAACACAATATGGTTGAGATGGCTATATTTGTGGTAAAAGCTAATATTTTTCAATACTTGCTTTTGTTCCTTAAAAATACCAAATAAAACTACATATAAAATCTAAAATTTTCCTTAAGCTTTTTAATAATGATTGGGGTGATATAGCAGGAGTTACCGAGTCAGGGGTTAGAAATAAAATTCATCCCCTTGTCTGTGGGTCTTTTCCCCATTGGATTAGAGGTAAGTGATTGCTCCAAATATCAAGGTAGGCACGGGCGCCTGAACTCAAAAAAGCCCCAATACTTTTCGGTTAAGGAAATATAAGTTGGGTTTCGCTGTCGCTCAATCCAACAAAATCCTTGATAATGTTCGGTTATGGCTGATGCCTCCGGCGAGCGCAGGAATACGCCACACTTCGTGAACGTTCCGATTGCTTGGCGAACGTTTACGTTCCACAACCCAACCTACCGTATAATGACTTTTCAGGCTTAACCGAGCAGTATTGAAAAAAGCCCTATCTTTCTATTTTCAAAGAGACAACTTTTTCAGCAAACCCTAGCTAGTTAATAACAAAAACCCCAGAAGTTTTACTTCTGAGGTATAAAGAGTTTTAGGAACGATTGAGAACAATAGCAATATTGTGATCAGTTGGAGTAGGCAATCTTTAAACTGATCACAAAATAGCCTTGTCAGCATCTCAAACTAAGAACCTAAAAGCCCACAGGTCAACTACTTAAATACTCTAGCAGAGATATTTTTATCTAAGTAGCCAAGTTGGCATTTTTTAAACTCTCAACTAGATATCTATCTGGCGACGGATATTAACTAATTCGTAAAGCTTGTTTTCAAACTTTTGGGTACAAGCTGACCAATCAAATTCCAGAATCGAAGGACGTGCTTGTGCAGTCAATTGATTTTTCAGATCAGGGTCTTCCAGAATGGTAATTACCTTTTGGGCAAAGTCTTCAGGGCTATTAGGTGCGGCTAAAAAACCATTTACTCCAGAAATGACCTGTTCAGCGGTTGAAGGGGCAACAACAGCCACTACGGGAGTTCCAGAAGCTAAGGCTTCGTTGGTTGTAGTACAGAAATTTTCGGTGACGGAAGGGTTAACAAATATATCTGCTTTTGCAAACCAACCTAAAAGTTCTTTCCCATGAGATTCACCCCAAATTGTGACACCATTGGGGAATTTTTCGGCACAACGGCGAATTTCTGCATCTAGGGGACCGCTACCGACAATTACTAAATGGACATCGGGAATTTTGGCAGCAATGAGGGGATAAATATCTAAAAGTTGATTGACATTTTTTTCTGGGGTAATACGTCCCACAAATAAAATAGTTGGGCGTTTATCATCAGGAATTGGATCATAACAAATATTGCGAGGATGAA harbors:
- a CDS encoding MlaE family lipid ABC transporter permease subunit codes for the protein MAKSSLGTWSQRLLAATFLGGQVIFHLLQGKIHRRNTLEQLAIVGPDSFFIALLTAIFVGAVFTIQVAREFINFGAGNLVGGVLAVALTRELSPVLTAVVLAGRVGSAFAAEIGTMKVTEQIDALLMLKTDPIDYLVIPRLLACFIMLPVLTLLSLITGMSGGLLIATRIYNLSDTVFLDSARDFLDIWDIGNAMIKACCFGVLIAIIGCSWGLTTTGGAKGVGQSTTTAVVTALLVIFISNFFLSWVMFQGPGSGLSPGK